One genomic window of Streptomyces sp. NBC_01498 includes the following:
- a CDS encoding DUF2630 family protein — MADDILRTIDSLVAEEHRLREQAPGTGLAPADRARLQVLEQRLDQCWDLLRRRRAGADQGEDPEQVEPRPVAEVESYQQ, encoded by the coding sequence ATGGCGGACGACATTCTGCGCACGATCGACTCCCTGGTCGCGGAGGAACACCGGCTCCGTGAACAGGCCCCCGGCACCGGCCTCGCCCCGGCCGACCGGGCCCGCCTCCAGGTGCTCGAACAACGCCTCGACCAGTGCTGGGACCTGCTGCGGCGGCGCAGAGCGGGGGCGGACCAGGGCGAGGATCCTGAGCAGGTCGAACCGCGCCCGGTCGCCGAGGTCGAGTCCTACCAGCAGTGA
- a CDS encoding PIG-L family deacetylase — protein sequence MTPPPPATVVLSPHFDDAALSLGGLVPRLPGPVTVVTVYGGEPASHHPVSWWDGVCGFSTAREAYRARRAEDARACALLGVDSVVLDHPDGPYGDGSDLTAIDGFLAELPRETVLLIPLGTNQPDHEKVRDRALEVIAKLGRALPLVYADLPYTGHLDAWGTPGVDAALAGSHLCGLAYQDMTSRHTLRPVHDLTLSDDAWAPKREAVLCYGSQLAPLAADHGMLLARNGPLRAERVWALEEAAVPLAGRSPGDGEV from the coding sequence ATGACACCGCCGCCCCCCGCCACCGTCGTGCTGTCCCCGCACTTCGACGACGCCGCCCTCTCGCTCGGCGGGCTCGTTCCCCGGCTCCCCGGCCCGGTCACGGTCGTGACGGTGTACGGCGGTGAGCCCGCGTCCCACCATCCCGTCTCGTGGTGGGACGGCGTGTGCGGTTTCTCCACGGCGCGCGAGGCGTACCGGGCGCGCCGGGCCGAGGACGCGCGCGCCTGCGCACTCCTCGGGGTCGACAGCGTCGTCCTCGACCACCCCGACGGCCCCTACGGCGACGGGTCCGATCTCACGGCGATCGACGGCTTCCTGGCCGAACTTCCCCGGGAAACCGTGCTGTTGATCCCTCTCGGCACCAATCAGCCGGACCACGAGAAGGTCCGGGACCGGGCGCTGGAGGTGATCGCGAAGCTCGGCCGCGCGCTCCCGCTCGTCTACGCGGACCTCCCCTACACCGGCCACCTCGACGCGTGGGGAACCCCCGGCGTCGACGCCGCGCTCGCCGGCAGTCATCTGTGCGGGCTCGCCTACCAGGACATGACGAGCCGTCATACGCTGCGCCCCGTGCACGACCTCACGCTGTCGGACGACGCGTGGGCGCCGAAGCGTGAGGCGGTCCTCTGCTACGGCTCCCAGCTCGCCCCGCTGGCCGCCGACCACGGCATGCTGCTGGCCCGGAACGGACCGCTGCGGGCCGAGCGGGTCTGGGCGCTGGAGGAGGCGGCCGTCCCCCTCGCCGGGCGTTCCCCGGGCGACGGGGAGGTCTGA
- a CDS encoding MHYT domain-containing protein, with protein sequence MHGTIDGFSYGVITPVAAFVMACLGSALGLRCVTRSLRAEQSFRPGWLSLGAASIGCGIWTMHFIAMMGFQVREAPLRYDIPLTVASLVVAVLVVSVGVFVVGYLGVRPAVLITAGIITGLGVAAMHYLGMAGMSLAGSIQYDTTIVTVSVVIAVVAATAALWAAVSVRGFFPSLLASVIMGVAVTGMHYTGMAAVSVHLAGNVTGPGGVGASLPSIMFPMLLGPLVFLLVAGVIVMFDPLLVLGDGEWNDTPARKRETPEPARMPGAGVVPGFAHTAPAPPVWRGAGTATRDADAPVPGQEPPRPYGW encoded by the coding sequence ATGCACGGCACGATCGACGGTTTCAGCTATGGGGTCATCACGCCGGTCGCGGCGTTCGTGATGGCCTGCCTCGGGAGCGCGCTCGGACTGCGCTGCGTCACCCGGTCGCTGCGCGCGGAGCAGTCCTTCAGACCGGGCTGGCTGTCCCTCGGGGCGGCCTCCATCGGCTGCGGGATCTGGACGATGCACTTCATCGCCATGATGGGCTTCCAGGTGCGCGAGGCACCCCTCAGGTACGACATCCCGCTCACGGTCGCCAGCCTGGTCGTGGCGGTTCTGGTGGTCAGCGTCGGGGTGTTCGTCGTGGGCTACCTCGGCGTCCGCCCGGCCGTCCTGATCACCGCCGGGATCATCACCGGACTGGGCGTCGCCGCGATGCACTACCTCGGCATGGCGGGCATGAGCCTGGCGGGCAGCATCCAGTACGACACGACGATCGTGACGGTCTCCGTGGTGATCGCCGTCGTCGCGGCCACCGCCGCGCTGTGGGCGGCCGTGTCCGTCCGGGGCTTCTTCCCCAGCCTCCTCGCGAGCGTCATCATGGGTGTCGCCGTGACCGGAATGCACTACACAGGTATGGCAGCGGTCAGCGTGCACCTCGCCGGCAACGTGACCGGCCCGGGAGGCGTCGGCGCCTCGCTGCCCTCGATCATGTTCCCGATGCTGCTGGGACCGCTGGTCTTCCTGCTGGTCGCCGGAGTCATCGTGATGTTCGACCCGCTCCTGGTCCTCGGCGACGGCGAGTGGAACGACACCCCCGCCCGGAAGCGCGAGACCCCGGAGCCGGCCCGGATGCCGGGCGCCGGCGTGGTGCCGGGCTTCGCGCACACCGCGCCCGCCCCGCCGGTCTGGCGGGGCGCGGGCACCGCGACCCGCGACGCCGACGCCCCGGTGCCCGGCCAGGAGCCCCCGCGCCCGTACGGCTGGTGA
- a CDS encoding DUF1796 family putative cysteine peptidase: MNDTKALGAGPYDVCVGLGYHCESTYQLRRITGNESAHFFDWLDLDAEAVMECVADDFAEVLRPGRVEPFSDGLCALDRGTDIRYFHDFRPSDGHRLTQGDIDAQLDGVRAKFTALAARWRALAASPARVLYVHHDAFDECVARDLGRLRQVLATAHPRQRFSLLWLRRTPPPDASALAPGIAWGTVAEAPGRWEGDDARWDEVFRAVPLSPDPLRPAPHPRRHPV, translated from the coding sequence ATGAACGACACGAAGGCGCTCGGGGCCGGGCCGTACGACGTGTGCGTGGGGCTCGGTTACCACTGCGAGTCCACCTATCAGCTCCGGCGGATCACCGGCAACGAGTCGGCGCACTTCTTCGACTGGCTCGACCTCGATGCCGAGGCGGTGATGGAGTGCGTCGCCGACGACTTCGCCGAGGTGCTGCGTCCGGGGCGGGTGGAACCGTTCAGCGACGGTCTCTGCGCCCTCGACCGGGGCACGGACATCCGCTACTTCCACGACTTCCGGCCGTCCGACGGGCACCGTCTCACCCAGGGCGACATCGACGCCCAACTCGACGGCGTCCGAGCCAAGTTCACCGCGCTCGCCGCGCGCTGGCGGGCCCTCGCGGCGTCCCCGGCGCGGGTGCTCTACGTCCATCACGACGCGTTCGACGAGTGCGTCGCGCGGGACCTGGGCCGGCTGCGTCAGGTGCTCGCCACCGCCCACCCCCGTCAGCGGTTCTCGCTGCTGTGGCTGCGCCGTACGCCGCCGCCCGACGCGTCCGCCCTCGCCCCCGGTATCGCCTGGGGGACGGTGGCGGAGGCTCCCGGCCGCTGGGAGGGCGACGACGCCCGGTGGGACGAGGTGTTCCGCGCCGTACCGCTGTCGCCCGATCCTCTCCGGCCCGCTCCGCACCCGAGGAGACACCCCGTATGA